GGAATTTCGTCACAGGATATGATTTTTTTATTAAGTTGTTGCATTAAaaaggcatcaagaagatgcatgAATGATTACAAATCATATGGTTATAACTCCAAATACTGCAAAAAAAAACTAGTATGAGCCGGGAGTTGAGAACTAGAAGCAAAAACTCAAGGCTGCTAAGCAACTGAGAGGGAGCTGATTCTTCACAGGATATATGAGTGGCCTGTTGGTGGTGAAAGGCGGGATAGGGTGATACAGAGGGAGAGAGCGCAATACAAGGAATTTCAAAATGGGGATTGAAGGGTAATGCAGAATGTGTGACCCATGCGGGATATCAGAAACCCTAGGAAGCTAGCTTCCTCCTCGGCGCATGTGGCGCGAGACACAATACTAATAGTAGCTAATTTTAAGAAAACTTGGAATTGATATAACCTCTTGTTATCGATACTACAAGTCTTGGTGACACTTTCTAGAAAAAATCCATCAAGATAAACTGAATAAACGACCTAAGCTTAAAGTAGAAAGTTTTACCTTTAGTAAGGACTACAATATGCGAAGAGTGGGAGAGAAAGATAATGCATTGAGCTACTTACTATTTGGATGGAACATCCTGGAAACAAACCGCACCGTTGGAGGCTTGTTGGGGTAATCCTCCGAAAATTGTAGTGTCAGCTTAAACGTACCTGTACACAAATCACAAATTTACTAGTCAAAATTGGGTGGAAGGGCATGCTATAAATTATGAGGGTTCTTGTCCAGACAAACTAGGCGACCCTGCTCATCCTACATCCTAGTGAAAGAGGAAAAtcaatgatggaaaagagagaaCAAACTTTAATAATGACAAATCGatatttcaaaaatgattaattACCTTAACCACCTAAAAGTAACTAAGAATATTCAGCAAGGACAGGGTGGGGACTATGGTCATGAAACACAGAACACAGATTCCTAGAAACCCTTCACTGGAAGATTGGAAACAGAGCATCCCCGGCATCAAAAGCACAAGGCATATGCATTACACAGGTGGTAGTGATTGTATCCACACAAAATATTTCATCTACATAGTCAAGTGCCTCAAAGCGCAAGTTATGCATCTAAAAGGAACAAAAAAATCACAAAGTAAAGCAGAAAATAGTGCGTGGCATTTGACACTGTTACTATGTCTTCGGATGTATCTACATGATGGACTTAGATTCAAACATATAGTTCTGttcttattttaagcataaataTAAGGGCAAAAAAAGATTGTAATTGAGCAACAATTTCCTCACCTCCATCCCAAGGTGTGTCATCAGGACTGCATTTCaaagaaacaagaaaagaaagagcATAAATACAGAGAAACTACAGCTTACAAAAAATAATGAGTTAAACATATTCATCAAAATCCAAAGCCATACCCGAATATAACAGCATTCCAAAGCATTATATTGTTGTCATAAGGAGCACCACTGATACCCGCAGGAGGATCCTGCTGTAACCGCTTAAAATCCCTCATCAATCGTTTCCTAGCCGGCGTCGACATCCTCACCGCCTAATCCACGAATCACAATTCAACAACTTGCTAGATTCAATACAAAAATCTAGTGTTTTCAGGTACCTACACTAACAAGCCACTAATTTATGTAGCAATTTAGCCAATCACATACTATAAAATCGAACCAAGTCAAAGCCCTAGATCCCCAAAGAAAATGAAAATTATTCCACAAATTATTCAACATGTTAAATCAATACAAAAATCCATAGTTTTCATGCCCATACACTAGTAagctactccctccatctcaatttatgtggcacctttcGTATTTCGAAAATATTTTGAATCATCAATTATTTTGACTTATAATAGTACTATTTACATAGTTTCCAACATatgaattttatttcaaaaaacttaaaagaTTCCATGCCCAAATTCACAgtcaaaattaaattgtttaatTCTCGAAATCCAAACTgtgacacataaattgggacaaaggaagTACTAATTTACGTAGCAGTATAAGCAGTGTCATGCTATGAAATCGAACCGAGTCGAAAACATTAAATCAAGAAAAACCCTAgatccctaaaaaaaaaaaaaaaaaaaatattccacAATTCAACAACTAAGAAGATTCAATACAAAAATCTAAAGTTTTCAGGTCGCCACACTAAGAAGATTAAGCAATTACACACTATGAAATCGAACCGAGCCAATAGCAGTAAATCAAGAAAACCCTAGATCCCTAAAGAAATTGAAAATTATTATACAAGACATCACAGTTGATTGAATTATCCCAGGTTAATATGCAAAGGACGAAGATCAATTCAATTACCTGAGTGTTAAAAGCGGCAAGAATTTTTCAAAGAGAAATTGAAAATTGAGCTTTGAATGGTGGTTAGCTAAGACTTTTGAGCTTATTGCTTATTGAGCGTTGCGTGATATGTAAGCTGGGGTCAGATACATGACCTGACACATCAGATACGCGTATCTacacccaatatatatatatataaggcaacaCCCTTTATTATTAGTAAACGTTAATTCTAATTTTGATATCTGTGTAAATTAAGTAAAGTGCGTATTTTTGTCACTTTGTATGGGAGGTTTGTTTTATTGAATTGTTTTTTGAACTATAGTATTCATTGAATATGGGGGTAACAGTGCGAGCTTAATATGGAACAATTGATAATCATGGTGAATTTGTGAAcattcataagcataggaattagaATTGTACGTTTTAATTAATTGAAGAATAAATTTGTTTGACATCACAAGGACTAAAATAAAATTGACTAATAAATAAGGGATCAAAAAGTTATTAATCCATTTAGTATGTGTAAAAAGTAATGACACGATTTTCTTTTTGTAACTTGTTCAATTTTATCATGTTTTATTTAGTATTAATGACATGATTTTTTGGCGACCGACCTTGAAAAAAAATTAATGCTTAaaagagaaaatagaaaataTGCAAAACTCTAACTACCATATATTTAAAGAATTACAGTGATGACGAAAATATTATACCATCAAACTTCGAAAGCTTATTTATAAAACCTTGTTTATGCAACTACAATTAACACCCTCTGATgcctgaagttttttttttttttttttttttaaatgcttacaTGATTCGAGTCAAAGGACTTTAGAGCACTTACCTAAGCCGTGTTAGTTTTATGATGCCGTCCATCTTATGGATTGGGGACCCTTTGTTGTACTTATAGTAGTGGACGCATTACAATATTTAATAAAACTAGTCTTTATAAACGTGTCTCGCATGATATTTATATTTTCTgacaacctcaatcaccacagaAAATATTAGATAGTTTTTCTAATTgcatacatttattttatgaaatacaaaaATGTTACTATGGTATAAGATCGTATCCACTTAATATGTCTTTGAAAAGATGTTCttggtatatattttttttccttttttcttcataagaGAAACACGTTACAACTAAGATAATCCACTATTAGCGATTAAGCGATCATATATTTATTTATCGTCATTTACAAATATAAAAGTGTTGAATATCGTtaataaacaaaatcaaattataagaatgtttttcaattttaaaaatatttaattctttatttttataaaatttaacaTGATTACAAAAGTAAGATACAATATTTAACATTAAAAACCAATCCTCTCATCGCcgtaatttttttttactttacaGTAATTTTTATAATGAAATACTCATACGAAGAAACAATTTCAACTATTTTATTTTCGTTCAACATAAAATTTTATATCTACCGACTTGGGGTGGGGAATTGGGGTTCCAGGGTGCCGCGCGGCGGGTTTAAGTGTTGGGGGATGGGGTATTGGATGGatggagaaaaaataataaactTAAAATGTTACTTGTGCAACTTGTTTTCTAATTCCATTAGAGATGTTACTTTCCTAAACAAAATATTTTTAAGAGCATTTTTgccaaccaaacactagaaaattgTAAATATTTTCTTCCTTACCACACACACCCTTAATTGCTACAACGACGGACAAGTTAATTATTATCCATGCCAAAACAGTTGTGTTTATATGCGTAACTGGATCTGATCTAATTCTATAAACTAAGATctttttttatttgtttcttaCTAAtcaaggttaaaaaaaaaaagaaaaaaaaaaagaaaaaccacTTGTAATAAACTCTGCATGGCATTTAAATATTGATCATAGTTATCACTACGCATCCCTTTACCGGAGCAgatgaaataagacaatggaCTTATTTAcatcaaaagaagaaaaaaatttatTTACATCGTCCTCGATCACAAATTCAAATTTGGAAAGAGAAAGTCAAGAAAAAATTTCGAGCTAGATTCAAGATATGCCAAATACGCTTTAAAACATAAATATGTTTACCAGTGAACATGTCGtttatatggagtaatatattgGCCTGTGATTTTCTGACATTTAAATAAAGATCTAAGTGAAAGGTACCATAACTTTTGTAGAAGAAGCTGTGATATTTCTTACAAGGACACACCCATTAGCAACAAAGTTCGCCCTTAATTGGACGGGCCACCAATTACAGCTGGTTTTTTTTGTAAGGCCCACTTTGCCAAGTTGAGAAATTCCAGCCATCTATTTTCCACTTTTTTACGTATTTTGCTGACGTGAAAAAGGCTACAATATTAGTAGGTGAAACTCAATAGTCTATGACTAAACCAATAATATTTGAGTACTAGTTGACTAGTTGATTCCCTAAGCATCCGAGGTTTGATGGGACATATCGAGTTTAAATCACATGTTCACAATAAAAGAGCCTTCACAAAATTAGCGACTCATGAAAAGCTACACATAATGGATATTaccaaaaagattatcttaatttaatttgatataaaattaaaaaaaaaaaaagaaaaatgaagtgTATGATTCAAAATAAACCTTAAATATTTATGTGTGATTATAACTCACcatataaaattaaattatttctaaatataaaaaaaagttaatttttttaatacactaaaaagaaaaaggaatataattttttgggacggagggagtactaagcAAATTCCATGAAAGTACCAATGACCAATCACAATCATTGTGGCAAGTAGTTTTTCTTTTCAGTTCTCAAGATATTAAGGAGTATTCTTGTTGTGCATCGAAACCGAATCCAACAAGAAAACAGCTTGTCACCACATACTTGTTATTGTCGTATTCAGATTCACCATGATATAAATCTAGGACAACCTGAACTGCTAATCTGCTACAAATTTTACCAAGAAATGGAGTAAACAAATGCTAAAACAGAGCCACATCTTAGAAATATCCAAAGGTTAAAAGAGgagtttggacatgatttgaaatcacgaTTTCAATCCATGATTTGAAATTATATTTGGATATATAAAAATCTCACAAGTTAtaaaaactatcaaaatattttcaattcttatacaatcttaccaaacgagcaagtcataattcataacaaaattaatacaacatcaattgatcaaaactttaattcaataaaaacgaaaatataacattaattgatcaaactttaattaaataaaaacgaaaatttaacatgaatagtaatataactactctttaatataatacTCATGATACACATAAATAAAAATTGGTGAAAGTTTATGAGATTAATAAATAATTGAtgagagtaattgttaaaaatatttaccaatttatgagtctttttttttataaaatataaacttatgaatcaaattttatatttaaattttttgaaatcatgatttgaaccTCAAATTATGTCTTTTTGAATGATTTAggatttcaaaccatgatttgaaactatgagatgaaatgcatgtctaAACGCTGATTTCCTCTCATAGTTTCAAACCAATTGTCCAAACACCTACTAAGAAAAACACTACTTTATCAAATTTTCACCAACCATTTTGAGTTGCATTGACCATTGTTTGTTTCCTCCTGTCTAAATATGTACATTAGCAAACCGCAAGAAGGGAAAAGAATGTCCCTTTTCCCTCcaaggaaaacaaagaaaaaatgaGGGGGAAAACAGGGAAAGAAAGATGAGAAAGGAAAAAGGGAGTTCTTTTCTTCTGCTTCACTGCAACTGTCGTCATCATCCACATAAATTCTCTTGGTGGGGAATTATACCACTCACTTAACTATCTTTGGTCCCTTGTACGGTGCTCCAACTACAGTTAAATCTTCAGGTTTCTCCCTCTCTTTCAGCCATGCATACTCACCCTTCTGTTCCTCAGGCACTGAaatggaaaggaaaaaaaagCCTAATATTAGTAACTCCATGTTTAAAGATAATGTCGGATAACAAGTTCTCATTTTGTTGCATGAAAGGGCTAGTGCCGTATATAAAATGTCCTTTCAAGTACACATCCAGATCAATTTACCATAATTATCCAACCACTCTGCCAAGAAAAAGGGAACAAAGATTCTTGTTGTCTATTCATGTGATCCCAGAAATAGAATAAAAATCAAGCAGCAAACCAAGTTGCCAATTTTGTACACACTCAACTGTTCTGGGAACTGTCCACCGACCAGACAACAATTTGGAGAATCAAATATCAATGTTACTACTTAAAAGGCATCAACCTAAGGATCAAAATACCTTAATTTTATCCATTGTTAAAATTGGCACTTTCTTAGCCTTGTAGTTAGCAAATCTGTCTCGTATTTATCCTTGGCTCTAAGGGCTCCTGAACTATAACAGAGGCTAATTTAGACCTTTTTACCAAAGTATTTTGACAACTGTAATCCATAGAATTCACACTAGCGCTCCGTCAAAATCAAGGGCAAATGTCTTATTCGTCCTAAGGGTATGAATAACCCCAAAGTACAATGGAAAGTAATTGAGCATTATCCCCAAAAATTACAAGCCATATACCTGAGATATTGGCTAACGGGAAATCATAGTAGTATTGACAGTGGCGACCTTCGGGATCACAATATGGAGGGCCAAGCACGTCTAGCACGGCACAGGCTGTTCTTGCTGTGAAACAGTGCATATTACCACCATCTGCTGGATATAGGATGGAGGTCTTGCAAGGAGCTCTAAACTCCGAATTCATCTTCACTTTTGCTAAACGAAGTCCAGTAGAATCCTTAAGTCCATCTGATAAAGAAATAATCACCAATTAGTTAGGCCCCTTTGAtcctatttttttaaaattcatcTAACGGATACACTATTATAAAAGTGGTATACaagaaaatagaaaataaaaCCAAATGATATATACTAACTGAAACATCAAAACTTTATGATGCTCAGCTAAAGAATGTTATGGTGCACAAAAAATTTACAAGGAACAAGAAATGACCCCTTTGACCGATCTGAACAAGAAAGAAGAGACTATTTCCCCAAGAAGGAAATGCCAGAGCAATACCATTAGCAAAATATTTTCTATCCCGCTAAAACTAGAAGACTAGGAGCAGAAGTGGAGTttcttttttgataaggtaaatttTTATTGAAAAAAATACCAAGATAGTACAGAAGTGGAGTGAGTTCGGGAAGCAAGACATTTTTCAGTATCCGAGAAaaatttgaaagaataagacCTGGTACATTAGAGCAAATCTTAATTGCAGAAATATAcacatatttatactttactTTCAAGGAATCTTTAACTTAGCCACCAAGACACCCAGCTACACTATGCCCCAACGTAAAGACATGCTTCCTACACTTCCAAGTTCCTCCTTGCCGTTTTCCTAATATAAGAAATTCCGAGTGATTTTATATCACAGGGCTAGAAGAGTTACACATGCCATTTTAAAATAGAGAAGACAACTGCTAAACGAAGCAATCTCACGCTTAAAAAGAACTTACTATCTAAAGGATTAGCAATTGGAGTTGGTTCAGCAACAGCCCAGTCATACGACTTTATGTGCATATCTCCAAAAAGAAGCTTGCTAAAAACCGTCATTCCAGGGTGATTATGAAGTGGAATGACAGCTGATGGAGGCAAGCAGAAGATACCAATCTGCCAAAGAAGCAAAAGACTTTATAAGCCTCAATAAGAAAACACTGAAGAGAAGAACATACAGAACTGATTCATTAAAGTGAAAcagtaaggggtcgtttggtatgatggataatCAAAAGTAGtcctgggataaaaatttagtaccaTCTTATCCCACATTTGATTGGGATAAAACcacgggataactaatcccgggattagttatcccgatattaaagtgttattttatcccatgtagagggtggaataacaatcccgggataactcttccccaaccaaacgacccctaagtgcATGAAATGAAGTTGCACATAGACTTATCTCTATAAAAACCATGGTTAATTAATATAAATTCTCGCTTATCTTAACTAGGATAAGTTGATATGGTTTAGTGTAAACACCCAAGTGTAACTAATTATTTTTGGAGTGATATTTGGCCACTAACCGAGAATTTGTCACACTCATGGAGGTGCAGGTACGTTATTTTAGGAGGTTTATCAAACGTTGTTGACTTAAAATATGGCATGTTCGGTCTCAAGCCAAGATCCGCTTCAGTCATGGTATCTGCACACATTGGAAGGAGAAGTAAGTAATTAGACATTGTGTCTAAATCAAAACAAAGGTGAACTAATGTAGCAAAGGAAGGAGAAATTTGCATTCACATCAAAACAAACTAGCAACTCATTTTCCTTTCCAGAATCTATATTCACCTAAataattttattgaaaaaatCCTCATTCTCATTATAAAACCCTGAACAATAACAAGCAAGAAAAAACTGTTGAACCATAGAGAAAAGGTGCAGCAATAATTTTATTCTCTCTTGTGACTAGCAAGAAAGCAATCTAAACAGAAACCAATAATGAAGATAAATTTCAAACGCCTTATCCTGAAAAGAGTAGTATTAACCAAATCTAGAAAGAAAATAACAGTTCTAAATGAAAAGGCATTAATCAGATTCTGTCATGCTAAAATTGGATATCATCAATCAAAATTATCAACATCAGTTTCTTTATAATTTTGGAAATGTCAACAACATAACCATTGCACCTATAACCAAATGCAGAGAGGCAttcaaaaaatttaatttttggcACCCATTTCGACATTCTTCTGCTTTTCTGCATTACTTCCCTGACTTTTGTAATTTAAAGAACACAAAAGTTGAATCTTTGAGCAAAGTGGTGATAACTTTAGAATTGTGTTAAACTAAACTGATTCCAATAATGGTTGTCATCATTAGGAGTACTATTTATAATGTCCAAATCAACTTTAAAACGAAGTAGTGAAAAAATGACAATGCCAGATCATGCAAGGAGAGGTTGTACTTTGTAGCAGAAATAATGTACTTGGGCCCACATAAGCAAATTCGCACTAGCACtatagttataaaaaaaaaaaaaaaaaggtaactgAATTTTTGCCAGTTTTACGAGGCAGCAGCAATTCAACATTAACAAAAAACACCTCAAATAAATCGAATTTTTTAACAAATGAACAGCTTCTGCTTAACACATAATAGTAGCTAGGAAGTTAGATTAGGAAAAAAGACAAGAAGTGTATACCCAAAACAGCCTTGAGACGTTCAATCTTTTCAGCAGAAGGTACAACACCAGGACCACAATTAGCAAACACTTGTTTGCAAGTTTCATAAAGTCTTTGAACAGGAGAAACCATCTTTTGTCTTCTCCGGGTTTTTTTGGAGTCACTATATTCCCTACCTCTTCTTTCACTTACAACATTTTTCTCAATCCTCATCCTATTAATACCCAACTTCAAATTTAATCACAATTCCAATAAATTCAAGAAAACTATGATCTTGggtgtcaaaaaaaaaaacaagcaaaACCGGATTTTTTTTGGTTACAAAGGAAGTTGTTGATATTTACTATGTTGGAGTAGAGGGggttaaaaaagaaagaaatagagAGTACAGGTTCTTGAAAGAGTATAAATGATGATTCAACAAAGACACAGAATTAGTAAATTGGGATGAGAGAGCGGAATAACGAAACCAGGGGCTTTTCCTATGGGCTGTGCCACTAGCcggttttttttgttttgtttattttattCTTTCCCCCCACCCCTCTACTTTTCCTAATTTAACCCTTTAATCATTTATCTTCTTTTTTAACTGTTACAAAACTGTTAGAGAAGCATTGTTATACATCTATAACAGTATtgatatttaaataatattttatttttataggtAAAAAATGCATAAAagttaattttcatttttaattgtccaATTCTAAATTTAATCACATTTTGTATAAGTATAACGAAGGAGAATcatttaatgatgaaaatatatacattcatataatatttttgtattgtaatagtgtattaaatgattaaatatttgatcaaaatctctacatttattattttcataaatatgctatttttataaagatagttaattattatattaccaaaaaaagaagatggTTGTTATACGgggataattttacaaagagcgtactgttataaagttggttgttgctgttataggtgaaatgttgttatagagaagtaaaatttaacataaaaaatcggttccgaaaaaagttggttgttatagagagatTTTGTGAGGTGTGACTGTATTTGGTATTTTGACGAATGAGatccttctttttttatttttatttaaaaaaaaaaaaaaaaaaaaaaaaaaaaagaggtatcAGTATCACTTATCAAGAATTCGAGATTTTAGACCTGAGAATCTCGTGACGAGAGACGCTTTTCTTTTTAATACTTATATACTGCGTAAAATCATGGATCTAAATTAATCAAGTCATTAGATTTCAAAAGCTAAATAAAAAAGAGATTTAATTTCTTACTTTCCATTTTCTCTTAAAATTGTAAGCATATTTTAACATGTTATGTCATATATCTAGCTTATATCCTCGTTACAATGAAATTTTACTATATTTTATTAGAAAGATAAGAATATAATGGAGAAATATACACCAAAATAGACGCTTTATATATAATTCCTTAAAAAGCTTAAGAACATAAGGATTTATAAACTTCTAACAAATAAGGTGATTGATTAAGAAGCAACTCAAAGAATGATTGACGACAGAGAAACGTGAATCTTGTTTGATGCAGTTATACATAGCATAATCGAATGAGTGATCTTCTTGCAAAAGAAGCTAAGAAGAAACTTATCTAAAAGTAGTTATAATAGACGAATTAAGAATTGTTTTGTTAGAACTATTTCAATAATAATTTAAGACTTAACTCGTTTGCTCTTCCGCTAATTTGTCCGCCTTGATCCATAAATTGTTATATATGATGCATATTAACCATTTTCCAACTAAGTAAAAAGATTATTGTTTGACATCGTTTGAAACAATATGCAATCTTCATTCGGTGACGGCTTGCATTTATGCACAAAAATACTCCGTAGTATATGCGTACTTTTGACCGTAGCATACTTACAAAAATATTCAATTCTGTACGAAGGTAGTAACATCTTTTGGGAAGACCAATTTAAATAGTAGTCTAGACAATGGGGATATGAACCTAGTCATCGTACATTTTAACTGTCAGCAATTTTTTTTGTCTATAGACATTGAATGTATGCTAGATCTTGTGTTCTTCCTCCTCAGTTTCTGATACGATATCTAACCTAAAATGATTTTTAAATTATGCTTGCATTCATTGGTTTAAACAATTATAGAGAAAATGATTTTATGAAGAAAAGAATGATTTCATAAAGGTTTCACGGGTAAAGGGCCTCATTTGCCCCTCTACTATTGGAAATAGTCCACATTTGCCCCTTGTTATACTTTTGGCACAAATTTGCCATTACTGTTACCTAAGTAGCAATATTTACCCCCTATTTGGATGGCAGTTTACCGTGGCAATTAAACTTCCACGTGGCCTGACATTTggatgaggtggcatgccacatgaCATGCCACCTCACCGCCCTCTCTATTTCTTTCTTCTACCTCCAACCACCATTAAAGCCACACCCCACCACCATCTCCTCCAACAATTATATCTTCTTTTTCACTAACCCATCTCACCGGAATCACCATAACCGCCACTACTATCACTTTACCCGGATACTGTCCATTTATCTAACTTCAACCCAAAAACCTCAAAACCATTAAAAATCTTAAAACCCACTTTACAAATCTAAAGATACTTTTAGATAAAAAGTTTAAATCTTtcaataacataaaagaatatcTTTTAACTCTTGTAAGCATCAACATCATTGCTAATCATTCTACTAAATCTTTACGATAATGTGAAAGATTAAGAAAAAGGGTTTCATCATTGTGTAAAAATACAACATTTGGGTATTGAATGCCTGAAAGTTTTGAAAATAAGAGGATTATTTCGAATGAATTTGAGGGCGGTGGTGGGAAGATTGAGTTGGGGTTTGAGAGGGGAAATGGTATGATAGGGTAGAGATTTTGATTGGTAATGGGTTCTTTTCATTTGGGTTGAGATGGAGGAGAAAGGGAAAAAAGGTTGTTTGGTTGTCTTAGGGGTGGTGGTGTGGTGTATCAAAAAGGTGAGAGAGAGAGGACGGGGCAGTGGCGTGTGGTGGTTGTGGGGATGGGTTCGCCGGAGTTAAGGTTGTTTTGGTGATGTGGTTGCGGCGGTTTTCCGATGTTTGAGGGTGGTTGGTGGTATGGTTACTTGAATCTGATTTGCAGAAATTATGTGGCTTCAATGGTGGTTGGAGGTGGCTTTGGTTGGAGGTAGAAGAAAGAAATGGAAAGGGGAgagggtggtgaggtggcatgtcatGTAGCATGCCACCTCATCCAAATATCAGGCCACATGA
Above is a genomic segment from Lycium barbarum isolate Lr01 chromosome 12, ASM1917538v2, whole genome shotgun sequence containing:
- the LOC132621219 gene encoding ubiquitin-conjugating enzyme E2 2-like; this encodes MSTPARKRLMRDFKRLQQDPPAGISGAPYDNNIMLWNAVIFGPDDTPWDGGTFKLTLQFSEDYPNKPPTVRFVSRMFHPNIYADGSICLDILQNQWSPIYDVAAILTSIQSLLCDPNPNSPANSEAARMFSENKREYNRKVREIVEQSWTAD
- the LOC132622522 gene encoding plant cysteine oxidase 2-like — protein: MRIEKNVVSERRGREYSDSKKTRRRQKMVSPVQRLYETCKQVFANCGPGVVPSAEKIERLKAVLDTMTEADLGLRPNMPYFKSTTFDKPPKITYLHLHECDKFSIGIFCLPPSAVIPLHNHPGMTVFSKLLFGDMHIKSYDWAVAEPTPIANPLDNGLKDSTGLRLAKVKMNSEFRAPCKTSILYPADGGNMHCFTARTACAVLDVLGPPYCDPEGRHCQYYYDFPLANISVPEEQKGEYAWLKEREKPEDLTVVGAPYKGPKIVK